One part of the Amphiura filiformis chromosome 5, Afil_fr2py, whole genome shotgun sequence genome encodes these proteins:
- the LOC140152520 gene encoding uncharacterized protein, whose translation MHSSKEVKQNPRHPHLQNSRLSLIALSQHKGISVPHNLTSKVERSQPSFIAVNTNQLHRPDESGSIRNKNEAAFATPDNIGAYADGREFYAPTNSILQIKVSSVAIARDSIDSFSSVVSPSVFHIIPELQRGQSSYHIDYTDSSSGVTSGWYTSFGDIDYLWSVIPTTEALTESVKAAVLDTYTDSSLPTILQPRFKAKAPGTALALWVPNIMASLAKRFTDESTGDLPAGDKSSDIVKQNIGLLLKKDLISNWPFTGTLTRQSDDPLYDQQQRNRRKSNNHHRAKVKHLRGGEKADHKQSNKRQNESAHSGKTMAEKLTWRGPWRKSRIKYVEPKEKDLNADHTEELDKYDSTPVMPRRRQLGNSQDLDSIESERSSSAELPDVFPDELDESMVFFNYSDDGRSYTCTLSPIRSMSEGDSRLDSERSESSATFFIGNTVYSDEDDSEDEEELYEESFRLETEHVSCECIKYARNFHDEFPYLKTLEDIENKEPNISQPKTLEVTELDENIDNVDRSNSKTKGGSLKRRDSLRRMSSRQRRLTDTGRRSPRKDADDGVSVDVDPQQIKDIREKIEYMRVASQEDVKISAKLYIRIPEKVNLCKIQTHLLLCAMRAFFTCNEGIQVRWVKSLHYKIYQLMQRSDTKIKFSCPDDDNKDILKNNAKVCLVLSYDASVLLRDRQSSLLTSVADILQIKPENLLVLELEKKICPAQKKTKKGKSKKSSSSEVEESAFLDVQTEWFLPVFF comes from the coding sequence ATGCATTCGTCTAAAGAAGTGAAACAAAACCCGCGTCATCCTCATCTGCAAAATTCACGACTTTCACTTATTGCTCTTTCTCAGCACAAAGGCATCTCAGTACCACATAATTTGACTTCCAAAGTAGAAAGATCGCAGCCGTCTTTTATTGCTGTTAACACCAACCAGCTTCACCGCCCAGATGAAAGTGGGAGTATCAGAAACAAAAATGAAGCTGCGTTTGCGACGCCAGATAATATTGGTGCGTACGCGGATGGACGCGAGTTTTACGCGCCAACAAACAGTATTCTTCAAATAAAAGTTTCTTCAGTTGCAATTGCCCGTGATAGTATTGATAGTTTTTCATCCGTCGTCAGTCCATCCGTTTTTCATATTATTCCCGAACTTCAACGAGGACAGTCCTCTTATCATATCGATTACACTGACTCATCATCCGGTGTGACCTCCGGGTGGTATACAAGTTTCGGGGATATCGATTATCTATGGTCTGTTATTCCCACAACCGAAGCGTTAACAGAATCGGTAAAGGCAGCCGTATTGGATACCTACACTGACAGCTCTTTGCCTACAATATTACAACCACGGTTTAAAGCAAAAGCACCAGGCACTGCTCTTGCCCTTTGGGTGCCCAACATCATGGCATCCTTAGCGAAACGATTCACCGATGAAAGCACGGGAGATTTACCAGCGGGAGACAAAAGTAGTGATATTGTAAAGCAAAATATTGGTTTGTTGTTGAAGAAGGACTTGATATCAAATTGGCCATTCACAGGAACACTTACAAGACAAAGCGATGACCCGTTGTATGATCAACAACAAAGGAATAGGAGAAAAAGCAATAATCATCATCGAGCCAAAGTCAAACATTTACGAGGGGGAGAGAAAGCTGATCACAAACAATCAAATAAGAGACAGAACGAGTCAGCACACTCAGGAAAAACCATGGCGGAGAAATTAACATGGCGAGGACCGTGGAGAAAATCTAGGATCAAATACGTCGAACCAAAAGAAAAAGACTTGAATGCAGATCACACTGAAGAGTTGGACAAATACGACTCAACGCCTGTTATGCCAAGACGAAGACAACTCGGAAATTCACAAGATTTGGACTCGATTGAATCAGAAAGAAGTTCTTCTGCTGAGTTGCCTGATGTTTTCCCTGATGAGTTAGATGAGTCTATGGTGTTTTTTAATTATAGTGATGACGGACGgagttatacatgtacattatcccCAATACGATCTATGAGTGAAGGAGATTCTAGATTAGATTCTGAAAGAAGTGAATCAAGTGCAACATTTTTTATCGGCAATACAGTATATTCTGATGAGGATGATTCGGAAGATGAGGAAGAATTGTATGAAGAAAGTTTTCGCTTGGAAACAGAACATGTGAGCTGTGAGTGTATCAAGTATGCTCGTAATTTTCATGATGAATTCCCATACTTGAAAACATTGGAAGATATTGAAAACAAAGAACCAAATATCAGTCAGCCTAAAACGCTGGAAGTGACCGAGTTGGATGAGaatattgacaatgttgataGAAGCAATTCAAAGACCAAAGGTGGTAGTCTAAAGCGTCGTGACAGTTTGCGACGAATGAGCAGTCGACAACGTCGACTAACAGATACAGGCCGACGAAGCCCCAGGAAAGATGCTGATGATGGAGTCAGTGTGGATGTAGACCCGCAACAAATAAAGGACATAAGAGAGAAGATTGAGTACATGAGGGTTGCGAGCCAAGAGGATGTCAAAATCAGTGCCAAACTTTACATTCGCATCCCTGAGAAGGTCAATCTGTGTAAGATTCAGACGCATCTGTTGCTTTGCGCAATGAGAGCTTTCTTCACCTGTAATGAAGGTATTCAAGTAAGATGGGTGAAATCACTGCATTATAAAATTTATCAACTCATGCAAAGAAGTGACACCAAGATAAAATTCTCGTGTCCAGATGATGACAataaggacattctaaagaaCAATGCCAAAGTTTGTTTGGTTCTTTCTTATGATGCATCAGTTTTACTGAGGGATAGACAATCCAGTTTGTTGACAAGTGTAGCGGATATACTGCAGATTAAGCCAGAGAATCTACTCGTGTTGGAACTAGAGAAGAAAATTTGTCCAGCTCAGAAGAAAACAAAGAAGGGAAAAAGCAAGAAATCGTCGTCATCGGAAGTGGAAGAAAGTGCGTTCCTTGATGTGCAGACAGAATGGTTTCTTCCGGtcttcttttaa